tttcaaagACCTTTCAAAACCCATTCACATGAACACATTCCAGAAATACTGACCCACTCCTCCCAACTTCCTCTTATATTCTTGTTCTATACCTTTTTGGTTGTGTAGAAATAATAATCTTAAGTTATAAAGAGGAGTTTTTCTAGCAGACAAGGCTGTCCAGAGTGACATAATTGAACTGGAGTGTGCCTGCTGTGTTACGTGCAGGATGAGGCTCCTGCAAGCCAAGGGCTCCGTGCCTTTGGAGAGACACAAAGGCACAGCCTTGGTGcaagctgcaggaacagcatgTGAGCATCAGTCCCCTTTCTGAGGTCACCCTGGAGCCTCCCACCTGACCAGGGCAGTTCTACAGGCCCTGGCCTGGAGTTCCCACAAAGGCACAGACATCCCTGCGTACCCGGAAGATTTTGTGCATCCTCATAGTAGCCGAACAGAAGATAAATCTTGTGAGAAGCAAGCGAAGAAATTCatccccaaaaaactgaagaaaggaCTGATCTGTacagaaggcaaagaaagcTCAGTTTAGAAAGGCCCAAACCCCCCCGGAAGGCTGAGCTGGGCCTGGCCAGGCCGTACCTATGGATCGGGAGTGGGTCAGCAGCTGGGCAATGTCCCGGTTGATTTTTCGGAGGTAATCCTGACACTTCTCCCACAATCCTCGGCGCATGCTTGATAATCCAGAGACAAACAGGAATGCCATTAACGGATTGTTCAGAAAGAGTGTGAAGAGGCTACCCCGCTGAGACTGatctaaaagggaaaataaatcaatagacAAAGGGATACATTTGGCACATGAAACAGAAACGCTGTCCCTGCCGCACAACGAAGTCGCTCACCCGCTAAATTCCGTCACAGAGGAGCTACTCCTGTGTGTTAGTTACACCTTCTCTCGCGCAGACCTGATCAATGACTGGCAGTAAGGGCTTGCTGGAGACGTGCATTAACACCACGGCACCTAAACTGACCCTGCTCCCTTTCTGGGAGCAGCAACGCTGCCCAGAGTTGTAACAACCACCATCACCCACGCTGGGCTGGCCACTGCCTCAGTCGCCGTGCAGGAGAGCCTTTGCTCCCAGCTCGTGTTGGAGCCATCTGTAGAAATGTCACCAGCTTTGGAACAAATTATTTACCACATACACTAGCTAAACTTTATCATACTACTTCAGGGACTGGTAGCCTGATTTAGGGGTTACACAGTAGTGAAAAGCTGTCTTTTCCTGAGGAATCCAAGCTCTGTTTGGGACAGACACAGGATGCAACTGCAGCTTGTTGGGAAATGCAATACTGCACATACCTTGTAATGCTTTTGGATATGCTGTTGGAGAAAGCAAGCACACCAATGGTTGTCCAAATAAGTTTGTGAAATTCTGTAACAGATAAGAATTTTGAAGTATTGATGGTCACTTTGCTTGCCTTGAATATTCAGCAAGTCAAGGGTACAAATCATATTAATGACGGAAGACACTAATGCCCCTCACACAGCTCAGTACTGGCAATGAGCCTGACAAGTTCACTTATTCAGAGACCACAGCACAGAAGGAATATAACCaactatattttaaattaattacaattCTCTCATTTCATTGCTACTGATGGCAGACACTAATTTCATGGAAATATGGCTTTCAGTAGTAACACattacttgaaaataaaaaaatcgtgttctgcagaaaaagtgaaagcaaTTGGGTTTAGCATCTTCCCTCATCACCAGCTCAACTGCCCAGTCAAAAccatttcttccccttttctttctagCAGGAACAGCTATGTCTGATGAAACAGGAGGGCCCagagaaaagttttaaagtaaGTTTCCTTTAAAGCAAATATGTCACAACCTTAACATCTGCTGTACTGCCCCTTTCACCAGAACCTTAAATGCTGCCAAAGTGTCCAACTGCACAAGAATTTCTCCAGAACCCGAAACACCACCACTGCCCACTTTCACCAATATTTACCTGGTAACAGTCCTGCTGTGTATCTGCCTGGTGGCAAACAATTatcacaaagggaaaaaagccaaaaatcaTGCACACAACCTCAGTAGCTGTCACCAGAACAGCTTTCTTAAACCGAAGGCTTGCAAAGCTATAGAAAATGTGATTGTGCCTGCATCCTTTCAGAGCACAGACTCAAACCCAGAGCATACGAGTGCCACACACACATCTGCAGATCAGATTCTTAAAACTGCAGTTTACAAGTGTAAGACCTACAACACCACAAGTATTTGCTTGTGAAGAATCCtcaaaaagctatttttctaAATTCCTTTGGGCAACTGCATAATTCAAATGAACTTTCCCTTCCAGTCAGTATATTTCAGTTATATTAGTTTTACAGAATTAATTTGATCTAAATCTGCTAAATACTAGAGACAGAAATCTAAtctaatcaaaacaaaacctcttcCATCTCTGACAGAGTGCTGAGTAGTGCTAGAAACCCTTCCAGGTCACTAGGAGCCCAGGGAAGACTGATAATGCTGGACACTAAGGTTTGGTCTCTaaggaagaaacaaagacaaCCCTTGCAGACAGTAACAATAGGCCAGCCCAGGAATTGGTGGAAGAAACCTTTCAACCTCCACGAGTCACCCCAGACACTGCTGGTTTGAactgtgcacacacagcaaGGCTTTACCTTCTCCAGTAATTCTTATCCTCAGTGCCATGGGCAGACTGACATGTTTAATTAATTCCACCGTGTGTCACTCAGTTACAGACCAAAGCAGCCACGCCTCCCGTGAGAACAGCCCTGCAGTCCAAGAgccaagagcagccctgggTCACCTGTGGGTCTCAGGCACTGGCTGAGAGCACTCTGGactctgtcccagcacaggtTAAGCCAGGAGAACCTGCCCTGCAATCCAGATGTTAACAGGAGGTCTGGATATGGAATGCCCTACCCTTCAGTGCATGGACAACTCCAAAAAGAATAAACTCCATTTTGTTTCACAATTGACTGGTTTTTTACTTCAGTGTTCAAGGTTTCCAACAGAAGTATTGCTGATTTTTACAACACATGTCATGTACATCTCCTTCCAAGAAAGGACTGCCCATCATCTCCAAAAGAAGTCACTTCACAATTAAGCTTTGCTAAGCTAAGTATTTATACCACATCATTGACAAAGGCCTTGCATTCCCACTGGCTGgaggttttggtttggtttggtttggtttgaagACTTTGCATTTTACCATGATCCTAGACAACCACAGCTACAGGAAgatattgatttaaaaatattatttcatccACATATGCAGTGGTAACCTTCAAGAACACACAGACAGCTATATTTAAatggaagtgttaaaaaaaattcacgGCTTTCAGTAGATATGCTCGATTTGCAGTTATCTTCCACTTTCAGCTAAATATACAGGGGAGGAAGCTGTTCAAGTGCCGCTGATTTGACAAACTGGCAAGTCACTTCCTGGCAGGACTTACTTTCAGTCATCACCATTTAAATCCtccagagagagggagaggacgGGGATGcgtgcaggagagcaggaacgGGCTGCAGAAAAGGATGTGTGAGCATTTGCTGTTCCTGCCGCTACTGCTGGCAGTGACATTTAAATGTCAGGATAGCTCCTGTCCTATCAGGAAAGATCAGAGCAGCCACGGGGAAAAAAGCCAGTATTGACTTCAATTCCTCACACGGTGGCACAGAAGCTCTTTGTTCATGCCAGCACTTAGCCTGCAGACACCTCCCAGCCCAGCgggggacagtgacaggacagctctgtcagggcactctgggGACAAGGACCCCAGcacaagcacaggcagcagtgtACAAGGGCTGGAAACACTGACCTTGAGAGCTCTGCCATGAACcttcactggaaaaacaaaacaagacacCTAAACAGGCCCCTCACACGCCTGCCTATGTTCAGTGGCAGGAGATGGGGAAGGTGAATGTCACTTCTGAAATGCTGAACCTATTTCTTTTTAGGTTCCTTGCAGTTTTGCCCACACTGTTCTGATCTGGGTCAGTGCTCCTCACCGTCACTTCCATAATCCTGTCCTGAAATACTTCCAAAGCTCACATTTCTGGGCTCCTTCCACACAGACAGAGCTGGATGCTCTCCACCAGCTGTGCTAAACAGACTGGTGGGTTTTACACTCCTGTCAGCCCACTAcagaacaaggaaaagaaactcAGTGGAAGTTACAGAGTTGCTTACTGTGTGCtcacaaaacagaaagaaaacttaatTATCAAATTTAAATGTAATACAAAAAGCAAATTCTACTGTAAACACTTGATATTATTCTCACAAGATCTACAAATCTACATGTGGAAATCCATTGCCCCAAATAGGTCCTTTACTCTAAGCTTTACACAGAACCTCAATCCGTCCAGAGCTGGAATCCTTTGCTCTCTTACAGAGCTGATCCACTTGACATCTTTTAAGAATTCTGTTAGAGAGGAAGGTGgtacaaaaaccaaaaccaaaccaaaaaccgAACACAAGCCATACCTTTTTCCCCTGAAAGAAAACCAATCCTCCTGATGTTGTACTGCAATGAATGTAAGGAAAGAGCATAGGGAAATAAATCCCTTCCAAATGCTCACTTTCTCAGAAAGACAAGTAAATAATTCCAATTGTGTTTCTCTCCATTTGAATGGGGAAGGGAATTcaagaaaaagcagatttattCTGAAGCCAGTGCAGTGAACTTAAATAAAGTGGTGTTTAAAAAGCCCTCTGAGCTACACTACGCTGcaacaaaccaaaaagccaaCAGAGAGGCCAGACCATTAtctggctgccaggcaggagtCCCCTGGCTCAGTACAGACCTACCCTGACTCACACTGACCACTGATTTAGTACCTCTCCTTGGCCAACACATGCCTTcaaaacaaacagcacagcCTGTGGGCACTGAACAAGGCACAAGTTCCTCTGGCCACTAGACGTCCCTGTTCCTCCTCCGGAACGCAGCTGTGGATGTTCCCTTCCCTCGCTGCACATAATGGAGCTATAAAAAGGAACACAGAAGTGGCACTTTCCCCAGATATAGCACATTCTTATTACCCCATTCATGAATGAAATACATGTGTAATGCTCTCCAGATTCAACTGGCCACCACAAGTGCAACGCCTGCTTCTGTATTACCCGAACTGCAGACTCCCAGAGGTGATTTGGCATGGAGCAATTCTACTGTAAGTCCAGAGCACCCTAGGAAGGAGGCTCAGTGTCCAAGCAAACACCACTCTACAGAAACACTGGATGCTAATTTGAGGCTTGTTACTTGCTTGGTTCAGACACTTTTTCAGACACAGACACCCTGTGTTTTTTAAGATCAGGCTCAATGCTTTGATTCCTTTCTGTTGCTTAAAAGCAACTGAATGTTGGAtgactggaaaaaagaaaagcacattagTTATCTCCCTCCCCCATGCACACACACCGAGATTTGTCTTTGGTATAAAACAAAAGTAAACCTCCCACCAGAGACCTTGGAAATCTTGaaccttttttccctccaggaGGATTTATTACTTTCCAATGAGCGGCTGTTCATGTGCTTCTCCTTCTTGTTCCTATTCATAGGGTCAGATCCTGACTAGCATGCACAacctcaaaagaaaagaaagactgaatacaaactgtttaaaaaaatagccTGTTAAAAGTGTAAGCTAACTAGGGGTTGGCACGGTATCCTACCACAGGAGGAACTGCCTCCAAGGGCCTTACCTTGTAGGCGACGCTGTTGGAAGAATCCACGATGATGAACAGGGGCTTCCTGGTGAAAGGGTAGAGATCTCCAGGGTGaaggctgcagagagaaagggacacctcagagcaCCACAactgctgcacagctctgacaCTGCACAAGCATCTCAGCCACACAGTTGCCCACAGCCAGATAAAAGCAGACATATTTCCCATGCCCCAGTCCCCAGATCCAtcctcagagagcagctgcaCTGTTGTCTATATTTGTCTATCGTATGGGCTGTGGGACTTATTAGTGTGGGAGATGTTTAACTTCTTGAGAAGTCATCCACCACTGACCTGAAGTTTGTCAGTAATGAAGAACTTATATTAACTTACATAAGCACGGCTGAAGTGTTAAAATGATCATTTAAAGCTGCACATTCACTTCTGAGCGTTCAAGCCAATCCCCATTATGACGTCCTGCACTGAGGAGTTTGGACTCCAGAGGCGTTGATGCATTTTCCTCTACTGAAGACAAGCTCTTGTGGATTTGCAGGTTGCACCACACACTCACCAGTGCATCTCCTTGTAGGACTGGTTGCGTTTGTGGAGGGCATCCCCGTTGATGATGTCCCGGTTGCTGTTGGTCAGCACACCCCCAAAATCGTAGGGACCTTCACGGGGAAAAGGAAGCTGCAATCAGCAGGGGCAACTCAGCCCCGTTAGACATTTAGTGATTACATGGAAGGGAGGAAGCAACACCAAATCCCAGAAAACAAAGGGCATCTGAACTACTGCAGTTGtaaggaggggagagaggaatGTGGAGACTTCACTAACTGCATACTcctttttatgattttttagAAATTTCAGCATCTATCAAATAGAAGCAAGGAATGCAATTTCATAACTTCTAATTTAATTATTCACTATTAACCCACAAATTAATGTAAATTATCCCAATATTGGCTCTTGTTACACTACAGAGATAAAAGATTAAAACCCATTTTACACGTCTGATACAGGAAAATCAATACCTTTGTAAAATTACTGTATGAGTTCGCATATTCCAGATTCAGAATTTGATCAAAAAATAAGGCTAAATGAATCAAAAATACTAGAAATACTACTGTCATTTGCAGTTCTAACACTGcaaaggggagaggagagaacTCGGAGAATGACAAAGGGACAAAACAGTTTTAACCAGATTTCAAATCTGTAGCTAAGTTATTTCAAGATTTCAAAGTCAGAATTCACAATTTTCACATGCACACACCCTGGACATGTGTTCCCACTGTAAGCTGAATATTCTGCTAAATTTGCAAAACTGAGCTACCCCCTGAATGTCTGATGGAGAGCAAACACAAAAGCAATGGCTATAAAAAGTATCAAATCCTACAAGATaccaagaaatatttctgccatTGGTATGGGTATGAAATGTCACTAACTTCAGTAAAATAAAGTATTAGGGTTTCCTCATTCTGTCATACATTTGCAGACTTGGCTGACCCACATTTGGCCAccaaatgcaattttttcagGTTTGGATACAAGGCGCCTTTCCATTTAAGGGAAGCTTTGGGGATACAAAATCAGGAACAGGACAAACATTAATTTAGCACTGTTACAAACACCTCACACGGTCTGCCAAACACACGGCTTGCAGGCCATGCACAGTGCAACTTCTCTCCCTTTTAATAAGGCAGAACTGTGTGCAGACCACGCCACCTTATTAAAAGAATGCAGTGGGGATGGGGGCACTGGGTGAAAGCTGCACTGGCTGTGCAGCTCCTCGGTGACCGAGCCTCGCTGCCTCTGCCACAAAGCCTTAAGCTGAAACAACACATGCAGAGAGGGGGACATGCCACAGGCTTCAGAGGGCACGCTGCAGTCAGGACCTATCACCAAGCTGCAGCGAGAAGTAAAATGTTAAAAGcgttttaaaaaaatcactgccaCCATCCAAAACtgacagggatttttttttttttcccttttaacatTTTGAGAGCTCTATAAATCATGCACTGGGGAGGACAAAGCATGCATCTTATAAAGGAATGCAAGTCTCAAACAGATGAGGTTTTTTACAATATTTAGGATgtgaaaaagttattttgattttttttcttgaattatATAAACAAATCTTTGGACCGTGTTTACTTCAGTCAACCAGTTTTCAGCTTTTACATTGCAGCTGCATCCAAATATTCTGCTAGATTGAAAAGAACAGGAGGGTGAGGTGAGGGGGATTGTCAAAAATCATGAGAAGGGCTTGAATTGTCAGGTTAATGAGCGTGCAAAAAGAccagtccctgcagctgcttGAGTCCTTTCACCACCCATGTCCTGGCCACACGTTCTCCTGGTGCTGGGCATTGGAAAGAATCAGAGTGCCACGGAGCCATTTTATGAACTTTGTGCTGATGCATCAACTGAGCCATGTGGTCTTCAAAACTGGAAGGCTTTTAATACTTCAGATGCATCAAAAACTGGATGTGTCCTTTAAAAAGTTCTCAGGTTAACGCACACTAATTAAAACACAAAGATTTAATTAATTAACCAGAACTTTGTTTGTGGAAAATAAAGGCTATCTTACTAAGCAGACAGGAGAATCGAATTGACTTGTCTTTTAAAAGGAGCTTTGTGACATCTTTCTTGGTCACTTGTCCTGGAACATAAGGAGAATTCAAGCCCTGTTCATGACAGGGAGCATTCCTTTATTGTACCTTCACTATCCGAACGACCTGATGGGAACACGCCCGTGGCAGACAGGTAAATCAGCAGCACACTGTtggcaggcagctcctgcaacGCAAACAAGGGGACCAGGGGCAAGGGAAGACAGGCAcaagtttattttaatactCAGTCATCACCTCCACAAACACATTGCCATTATAATTGTGCTACTCCTGCTCTGGCTCCCCTCCACTCTGCTCTTGGTGCATGCATTGGCCCTGCCCCACCACAGACACCCCTTCCAACAGAGCAGAAGTGTCCCCTGGTGAAATGTCTGAACTGCTCTCCACACAAACCTCTAGGCTAATATCAGAGCTCCAAGCAGCACTGCTTCCACACAGACTCTTTTACTATCTATCCAGACATGAGGCTCTCCAAGATATGGAACCCAAAAGCTGCCAAGACCCACGCAGACCCCAACTCCCAAACAATGCACAAGGGAAGCTTTGTTTACAGTTGGAATGGGATACAGGACTGGAGATTCAGTAGCTGTACAGTGCTTGAGAGCAACAATCTCCTGATGCACTTCCATGATTCTGGTTTCTGCTTGGCATGATGTGAAATGAAAGAATACTCTTAAGATTTTTCTATTCTCCGGATCAGTGGAAATCTACATTTCATTCAGTCTCACAAACAATcctggatatttttttaattacaaataaatTCACTGATTCCACAAACCTTAAATGATGCTGCTAAAAATGTATATAGCTGGCTAAAAGTTGGTttataaagtaggtatttatggGGGTTTTCCCGCCTGGCTGGTTTCTCTGTTGACTCCtgttaaaagaaagaaacaaaatactactcaaaaaaccccaacaaccaGATATTACCAAAGCAGTTTCATAACCCTCTAAATTTCTAGTTATTAGAATGCTCCAACACAGTACCCACACAAATGGTCTGCCCATTCTGCATTTCCTACTACATAGATTCACAGTATTCAAACCAGAACTTTGTATTATCCCTCACTGAAACTTGTGAACTAAATCTTTCTTACTCTCTCAAGTATCACCCAAGAAATGAGAGacaaaattcacatttcatCTCAATTAATTAAATGGAAAatcttcatattttcttttggcCCCAGATAGAACACTTGATGCTTTCTCTGAAAGGGACATTACCTTTCAGATGACTTAGTAATCTGATGAGTCCATGGGTTTGAGCTACTCTTCACTAATTTCTAGTGGAAGTTACACCACCTTTACTAACCTGCTCTGCACAGTGACAATACTGAAGGGGTACACTACTGAAAGGCAATCAATCAAACAAAATCCCACTTAAGATGTGTTGCCAGGTTTGTTGCTCAAGTGGAACTGACCTGCATTCCGGGTTTGTTCATTTGTGATGCCAAGTTCATGGGCTCCCTCTCCAGGGCTTGCAGCATTCGGAACATGTCGATTGTTAGTTCACTGAACTTGACCTGCAGGAGAGTCACACAGTTTATTCTGCCAGATACACATGAAACAGAGTTTCTCTGGAATTATCCAGCTGAGCGACTCCACTGCACACCAGAGAGACCATTCTCTCTCAGGGACCTGTCAGTGTCATCTTTGAATCTCTGAAGAGCTGTGAATGACTTCTAGAAGAGCTCACAGAAGACAAAGTCTATTTGTTACTGATCTACCAGCCAAGTCACTGCACTGCAGACCCCTGCTTCCAAATTACAGGCTTCTCTGGGATGTGTACTAATCAGGTGCTGAAATGGCTATGCACTGTCAATTCAGACAAAATCTGACAAAGACACATGAAGTGTAGTTTAAATATAACTCCCTTGCTTACCTGAAAAGAGCTCAGAGAGAAGCCATGAAATTTATACAACTTCACTATCATTATCATCTAAAAACAGGACCTAGAATGTCTTTTGAAAACCTCTTCCTGTTGCCACTGAAGTTGCAACAAGCTGGAGTGAGGCATATGAAAGCTCAAGTCAAGCTTTTTCTGGATGTATCTTAGGGTCTCCCATGCTTGAACTTTTAATCCAGTATATGAAAATCAATTGTGTTTACTTAACTGACAAGTTGAATATAAATAGTGAGGTCAGTACCACAGACCTAACAtctaacatttcatttttagctCTTATTTCTGAGAATTGTCTTCCTCTTGCTACCACTGCAACCatcacaacaaaaatatttcagtgttctcCTCTGTTGGAATGTCTGTTGTATGATCAGAAGGGATGTCATAGGGGGGGACTCCAAAGATGCAAACCCAGGTGCCCAGAATTCCTTTACCTGGTTGTTGCAGTTCCCAATAATGAGCGCATCTGCAAGAGCAAGCTGTCCCACTAtcatcccctgctccagcaacGGAGCTCCCGTCTCAGAAAGCCTGTTAGAGGTGATTACAATGGTGTTGTCATCATTTAAAACCATGACAGGGTCTGCCTAAAAAAAGCAACCAGAATAAATCAAGAATTCAGGAAAGCATACAGATTTGCAGTCAGAGAGAAGTCCGCAGGTCTCGGCGCTTACAATAAACATTTCACAAATGAgggagattttttaaatttctttgccATAcgtgtatttatatatttgtatgcAGGCTAGAGGGTAAAgccttcccagctggaaaggCAAAGTTCTTAGGGACTGCAAGAAATACATGGGACTAGCACATGAAGGCACAGCAATGAGAGAAAAGCATACTGCCTTCAGTGACATGGACTCTGCTTCAGCTTCGCTCTACCTGAGGAGTCCCATGTCATCAACAACCTTACAAATTCATGCAGGATAAACTACATATTCCTACAGTCGTAATCATTTTAGTTTGCCTATTTTAGCTTGCCTTCCCTTTGTAGAAATGAATAGCAAAGGAGGAGAGTGAATGATAATCGTGCCAGCCATTCTggcaatatttaaatattcctgTGAACACGAGTCAGTGATTCGTGGACAGGCATACTGTTCCTGCACTGGCACACCTGCTTCCCTCACAAATGTGGTGATACAGCAACACTTCCATCAACAAGACAGAAAACTCTGAAACAACTACAGGGGATGGTATTCTCACCTCAATAAATGCTGCCACTTCCTGAAGAACCAGGTTCCACTCCACCTGATCTTCAGTATTGAAACGATGCGTGTAGTCTTCAATTTCATCTGACAGCTCCTGATGTAAACGGTTCAGAGACAGACACAGTCAGTCCTAAAACCAGACTCTAACAGGCAGTCAGTAACCTTATGTTTGGTTAGCTGTTCTGGCCTttaagaataataaataaataaattccttGAGAACATATGCAGCACACTCCTGACTAACATGCCAGCCAAAACGCGCTCTTTCAGCAGACAGAATGCCAACATTACACTGAGTTCTGGCAATGCAAATTGTCTTTTACGTAGGTCCAAATGCAAAGAATATCTGGAGTTAAGTATAATTATCCCACTCACAGCTATGTCACTGGTTATTACCATAAGCTACGGATACCAAGGACTCAAATTTCAGCTTGCAAGTAACTTTAAATACCTTGAGAAAGGGGATGGTGTGGCTGGTTTAGCTGTGCTAAGCTAAGTCTTCAGTTCAAGGGAGCTGTGACACACACAGCAATGCAACCTACA
The genomic region above belongs to Vidua macroura isolate BioBank_ID:100142 chromosome 21, ASM2450914v1, whole genome shotgun sequence and contains:
- the SCAI gene encoding protein SCAI isoform X1, producing the protein MTKLALKETMSSGGAEDDIPQAERKTVTDFCYLLDKSKQLFNGLRDLPQYGQKQWQSYFGRTFDVYTKLWKFQQQHRQVLDNRYGLKRWQIGEIASKIGQLYYHYYLRTSETSYLNEAFSFYSAIRQRSYYSQVNKEDRPELVVKKLRYYARFIVVCLLLNKMDVVKDLVKELSDEIEDYTHRFNTEDQVEWNLVLQEVAAFIEADPVMVLNDDNTIVITSNRLSETGAPLLEQGMIVGQLALADALIIGNCNNQVKFSELTIDMFRMLQALEREPMNLASQMNKPGMQESTEKPARRENPHKYLLYKPTFSQLYTFLAASFKELPANSVLLIYLSATGVFPSGRSDSEGPYDFGGVLTNSNRDIINGDALHKRNQSYKEMHCLHPGDLYPFTRKPLFIIVDSSNSVAYKNFTNLFGQPLVCLLSPTAYPKALQDQSQRGSLFTLFLNNPLMAFLFVSGLSSMRRGLWEKCQDYLRKINRDIAQLLTHSRSIDQSFLQFFGDEFLRLLLTRFIFCSATMRMHKIFRQETRNYPESYPQLPRDETVENPHLQKHILELASILDVRNVFLENTLDDY
- the SCAI gene encoding protein SCAI isoform X2 — translated: MSSGGAEDDIPQAERKTVTDFCYLLDKSKQLFNGLRDLPQYGQKQWQSYFGRTFDVYTKLWKFQQQHRQVLDNRYGLKRWQIGEIASKIGQLYYHYYLRTSETSYLNEAFSFYSAIRQRSYYSQVNKEDRPELVVKKLRYYARFIVVCLLLNKMDVVKDLVKELSDEIEDYTHRFNTEDQVEWNLVLQEVAAFIEADPVMVLNDDNTIVITSNRLSETGAPLLEQGMIVGQLALADALIIGNCNNQVKFSELTIDMFRMLQALEREPMNLASQMNKPGMQESTEKPARRENPHKYLLYKPTFSQLYTFLAASFKELPANSVLLIYLSATGVFPSGRSDSEGPYDFGGVLTNSNRDIINGDALHKRNQSYKEMHCLHPGDLYPFTRKPLFIIVDSSNSVAYKNFTNLFGQPLVCLLSPTAYPKALQDQSQRGSLFTLFLNNPLMAFLFVSGLSSMRRGLWEKCQDYLRKINRDIAQLLTHSRSIDQSFLQFFGDEFLRLLLTRFIFCSATMRMHKIFRQETRNYPESYPQLPRDETVENPHLQKHILELASILDVRNVFLENTLDDY